The following coding sequences are from one Thermoleophilia bacterium window:
- the rpoZ gene encoding DNA-directed RNA polymerase subunit omega, which translates to MIKPRVDHLLEHTDSHYAAVVVAARRARQINSYYQSLQEGGYGDYPPPMVPVEPGKGALTLALEEVSEGKIKYEYRS; encoded by the coding sequence ATGATCAAGCCACGCGTAGACCATCTTCTCGAGCACACGGACTCCCACTACGCAGCTGTAGTAGTTGCGGCGCGCCGTGCGCGCCAGATCAACAGCTACTACCAGAGCCTTCAGGAAGGCGGCTACGGGGACTACCCGCCGCCGATGGTTCCGGTCGAGCCCGGCAAGGGCGCTTTGACTCTCGCTCTCGAAGAAGTCTCCGAGGGCAAGATCAAGTAC
- the gmk gene encoding guanylate kinase — translation MPPGTAKVFVITGPSGVGKGTLISQLLKRRPELQLSISATTRDPREGEQDGVDYHFLTPEEFDRRVAAGEFLEHAAYSGNQYGTLRSEVDRRIESGHPVVLEIETQGAEQIRETMPEAIQVFIAPPEPEFESLKARLIGRGTDSAEAIEGRLAVARLELAAQEHFHHQVVNDSLDLATGLLEAIVVRDLSEST, via the coding sequence GTGCCGCCGGGTACAGCGAAGGTCTTTGTCATCACCGGCCCTTCCGGGGTCGGCAAGGGCACTCTGATCAGCCAGCTCCTCAAGCGCCGGCCCGAACTCCAGCTTTCGATCTCGGCCACGACGCGCGATCCCCGCGAGGGTGAGCAAGACGGCGTCGACTATCACTTCCTCACCCCTGAAGAATTTGATCGACGAGTGGCCGCCGGTGAGTTCCTCGAGCACGCTGCCTACAGTGGCAACCAGTACGGAACCCTGCGCTCGGAGGTCGACCGGCGGATCGAGAGCGGTCACCCGGTCGTGCTCGAGATCGAGACACAGGGCGCCGAGCAGATCCGGGAAACGATGCCCGAAGCGATCCAGGTCTTCATCGCTCCGCCGGAGCCCGAGTTCGAATCGCTGAAGGCCAGACTCATCGGGCGCGGCACCGATTCGGCCGAGGCAATCGAAGGGCGCCTCGCGGTCGCCAGGCTCGAACTGGCGGCTCAGGAGCACTTCCATCATCAGGTCGTAAACGACAGCCTGGACCTTGCCACCGGACTACTCGAGGCCATTGTGGTTCGCGACCTGTCAGAATCAACCTAA
- a CDS encoding dihydroorotate dehydrogenase produces the protein MDLATDICGIPLASPVLNGSGTFDAIAARRAFGDAVIEEFPFAAYVSKTITRHPRAGNPPHRLWETPSGMINSIGLPNPGLDDFLTGILLEFVELPVPLIVSVMADSAEEFTELVEAVSAVPGVGGIELNVSCPNVHSGLIVGEQPVETEALMKTLRPLTGLPMIIKLTPNVANPHEVAVAAEAGGADAISLINTLKAVAIDPAHRRAWLGAGAGGLSGPAIRPVALAQVRAVSQAVEIPVVGMGGIDDGESALDFILAGARVVAVGTENFRDPRAGIEVRNGLTGALERRGFASLADAQASTLS, from the coding sequence ATGGACCTGGCGACCGACATCTGCGGGATCCCGCTGGCGAGTCCGGTGCTGAACGGGTCCGGCACCTTCGACGCGATCGCCGCCCGACGCGCCTTCGGCGACGCGGTGATCGAAGAGTTCCCGTTCGCCGCGTACGTCTCGAAGACGATCACCCGCCACCCGCGTGCGGGCAACCCGCCGCACCGACTGTGGGAGACGCCCTCGGGAATGATCAATTCGATCGGCCTGCCGAACCCCGGCCTCGATGATTTCCTGACCGGCATCCTGCTCGAGTTCGTCGAGCTGCCGGTGCCGCTGATCGTGTCCGTGATGGCAGACAGCGCCGAGGAGTTCACCGAGCTGGTCGAAGCGGTGTCGGCCGTGCCCGGCGTCGGCGGGATCGAGCTGAACGTGTCCTGCCCGAACGTCCACTCGGGGCTGATCGTGGGCGAGCAGCCGGTCGAGACCGAGGCCCTGATGAAGACGCTGCGGCCGCTGACCGGCCTGCCGATGATCATCAAGCTGACCCCGAACGTGGCCAACCCGCACGAGGTGGCGGTGGCCGCCGAGGCCGGCGGGGCGGATGCGATCTCCCTGATCAACACCCTCAAGGCGGTGGCGATCGACCCGGCTCACCGCCGCGCCTGGCTCGGCGCCGGCGCCGGCGGCCTTTCCGGTCCGGCGATCCGGCCGGTGGCCCTGGCGCAGGTCCGGGCGGTTTCGCAGGCGGTCGAAATACCGGTGGTCGGCATGGGTGGGATCGACGACGGCGAGTCGGCGCTCGATTTCATTCTGGCGGGCGCCAGGGTGGTCGCCGTCGGCACTGAGAATTTCCGCGATCCGCGGGCCGGGATCGAGGTGCGAAACGGCCTCACGGGCGCCCTGGAGCGTCGCGGATTCGCGTCACTGGCCGACGCACAGGCATCAACCTTGAGTTGA
- the carB gene encoding carbamoyl-phosphate synthase large subunit gives MPRRDDIKKIMLVGSGPIVIGQAAEFDYSGVQACKVLLEEGYEVVLVNSNPATIMTDPEFATSTYVEPLLPGPVAAIIEKELPDALLPTLGGQTALNLAMDLSADGTLTKFGVELIGANREAIIRAEDREVFRTVMQEADIRIPWSITVESVEGALESLDHGGASLPAIIRPAFTMGGQGGGIAETREQLEAIVEEGCAASPIGQVLVEESVIGWGEFELEVMRDRNDNVVIICSIENVDPMGVHTGDSITVAPAQSLTDPVYQSLRDTAIKVIRAVGVETGGSNVQFAVNPADGEIVVIEMNPRVSRSSALASKATGFPIAKIAAKLAVGYALEEIPNDITRATPASFEPTIDYVVTKIPRFAFEKFPGTDQRLSTYMQSVGEVMSIGRTFRESFNKAMLSRELDSVCEVPETDEEILTALSTPTPDRIDLVLAAFERGIPMEAVHERTSIDPWFLRELIQLATEGDGTEGLERIYNSVDTCGAEFEAATPYYYSSHEQPGSPSEVRRGDKPSVVILGAGPNRIGQGIEFDYCCVHAAMTVRECGRDAVMINCNPETVSTDYDTSDRLYFEPLTLEHVLAVCEVEQPEGVIVQFGGQTPLKLAQGLKDAGIKLLGTPVEAIDAAEDRAKFGALIDRLGIKPPPYGTALSADEAGVIAERVGFPLLVRPSFVLGGRAMEICYSKTDLETYLSAHVQASPEHPLLLDRFLENAIEIDVDALCDGDEVFVAGIMQHVEEAGVHSGDSACVLPPMSIGDGTLEEIRKATSAIAMDLGVIGLINIQFAIAGGELYVIEANPRASRTVPFVSKAVGAPLAKIATRIMLGQKLADQVLPKGDGNHVSVKEAVLPFSRFQGADSVLGPEMKSTGEVIGIGPDFPTAFGKAQAAAGVSLPESGTVFISVTDTDKAAATQLATRFHDLGFKVVATGGTAQAISRMGIPVESIKKIAEGSPHVVDLIENHACDLVINTPTGSGARVDGAEIRSAAVRHGIPCVTTMTGASAAVRAVAARAQGPSEVISLQELHAG, from the coding sequence ATGCCGCGCCGCGACGACATCAAGAAAATCATGCTGGTCGGATCCGGTCCGATCGTCATCGGTCAGGCGGCCGAGTTCGACTACTCCGGGGTTCAGGCCTGCAAGGTGCTGCTTGAAGAGGGCTACGAAGTCGTGCTGGTCAACTCGAACCCGGCCACGATCATGACCGACCCCGAGTTCGCTACCAGCACCTACGTCGAACCGCTCCTGCCGGGGCCGGTGGCCGCGATCATCGAAAAGGAACTGCCGGACGCGCTGCTGCCGACGCTCGGCGGCCAGACCGCGCTCAACCTGGCGATGGACCTCTCGGCCGACGGCACACTTACGAAGTTCGGGGTCGAGCTGATCGGCGCCAACCGCGAGGCGATCATCCGGGCCGAGGACCGCGAGGTCTTTCGCACCGTCATGCAGGAAGCCGACATCCGCATTCCCTGGTCGATCACGGTCGAGAGCGTCGAAGGAGCCCTTGAATCGCTTGACCACGGCGGCGCGTCATTGCCGGCCATCATCAGACCTGCCTTCACTATGGGCGGACAGGGCGGCGGAATCGCCGAGACCCGCGAGCAGCTCGAGGCGATCGTGGAAGAAGGATGCGCCGCAAGTCCAATCGGCCAGGTCCTGGTCGAGGAGTCGGTCATCGGCTGGGGCGAATTCGAGCTCGAGGTGATGCGCGACCGGAATGACAACGTCGTGATCATCTGCTCGATCGAGAACGTCGACCCGATGGGCGTCCACACCGGCGACTCGATCACCGTCGCGCCCGCCCAGTCGCTGACCGACCCGGTCTACCAGTCGCTGCGTGACACCGCGATCAAGGTGATCCGGGCGGTCGGGGTCGAGACCGGCGGCTCGAACGTCCAGTTCGCGGTGAACCCCGCCGACGGCGAGATCGTGGTCATCGAGATGAATCCGCGCGTGTCGCGCTCTTCGGCCCTGGCCTCGAAAGCGACCGGCTTCCCGATCGCCAAGATCGCCGCCAAGCTGGCAGTCGGTTACGCCCTCGAAGAGATCCCGAACGACATCACCCGGGCCACGCCCGCATCCTTCGAGCCGACCATCGATTACGTGGTCACCAAGATTCCCCGGTTCGCCTTCGAGAAGTTCCCCGGTACCGATCAGCGACTTTCCACATACATGCAGAGCGTGGGGGAGGTCATGTCGATCGGACGCACCTTCCGCGAGTCGTTCAACAAGGCGATGCTGTCACGGGAACTCGACTCGGTCTGCGAAGTGCCCGAGACCGACGAGGAGATCCTCACCGCGCTCTCGACCCCGACGCCCGACCGGATCGACCTCGTGCTCGCCGCGTTCGAGCGCGGCATCCCGATGGAGGCCGTCCACGAGCGCACCAGCATCGACCCCTGGTTCCTGCGCGAGCTGATCCAGCTGGCGACCGAAGGGGACGGCACCGAAGGGCTCGAGCGCATCTACAACTCGGTCGACACCTGCGGCGCCGAGTTCGAGGCGGCCACCCCTTATTACTACTCGTCCCACGAGCAGCCGGGCTCACCTTCCGAAGTCCGGCGCGGTGACAAGCCCTCGGTCGTGATCCTCGGCGCCGGCCCGAACCGGATCGGCCAGGGGATCGAGTTCGACTACTGCTGCGTCCACGCCGCGATGACCGTGCGCGAGTGCGGCCGCGACGCGGTCATGATCAACTGCAACCCGGAGACCGTCTCCACCGACTACGACACCTCTGACCGCCTTTACTTCGAGCCGCTGACCCTGGAGCACGTGCTCGCCGTTTGCGAAGTTGAGCAGCCCGAAGGCGTGATCGTCCAGTTCGGCGGGCAGACCCCGCTCAAGCTGGCCCAGGGCCTGAAGGACGCCGGCATCAAGCTGCTCGGCACGCCGGTCGAGGCCATCGACGCGGCCGAGGACCGGGCCAAGTTCGGCGCGCTGATCGACCGGCTCGGTATCAAGCCGCCGCCATACGGTACGGCGCTCTCGGCCGATGAGGCGGGTGTGATCGCGGAACGCGTCGGCTTCCCGCTGCTGGTCCGGCCGTCGTTCGTACTCGGTGGCCGCGCGATGGAGATCTGTTATTCGAAGACCGATCTGGAGACCTACCTTTCGGCCCACGTCCAGGCCTCGCCCGAGCATCCACTGCTGCTCGACCGCTTCCTCGAGAACGCGATCGAGATCGACGTCGACGCGCTTTGCGACGGCGACGAGGTCTTCGTCGCCGGCATCATGCAGCACGTCGAAGAGGCCGGGGTCCATTCCGGGGACTCCGCCTGCGTCCTGCCGCCGATGAGCATCGGCGACGGCACGCTCGAGGAGATCAGGAAGGCGACTTCGGCGATCGCCATGGACCTCGGTGTGATCGGACTGATCAATATCCAGTTTGCGATCGCGGGGGGTGAGCTCTACGTGATCGAGGCCAATCCCCGTGCTTCACGCACCGTGCCCTTCGTCTCGAAGGCCGTCGGCGCGCCGCTGGCGAAGATCGCCACGCGCATCATGCTCGGCCAGAAGCTCGCCGACCAGGTATTGCCGAAAGGCGACGGCAACCACGTCAGTGTCAAAGAGGCGGTTCTGCCGTTCTCCAGGTTCCAGGGCGCTGACTCGGTGCTCGGCCCGGAGATGAAGAGCACCGGCGAGGTGATCGGCATCGGCCCCGACTTCCCGACCGCATTCGGCAAGGCCCAGGCCGCGGCCGGGGTGTCGCTTCCGGAGTCGGGCACGGTCTTCATCTCGGTGACAGACACCGACAAAGCGGCGGCGACCCAGCTCGCGACACGGTTCCACGACCTCGGCTTCAAGGTGGTCGCGACCGGCGGCACGGCCCAGGCGATTTCCCGCATGGGCATTCCGGTCGAGTCGATCAAGAAGATCGCCGAAGGCTCGCCGCACGTCGTCGACCTGATCGAAAACCACGCCTGCGACCTCGTGATCAACACCCCGACCGGCTCCGGTGCCCGCGTCGATGGTGCCGAGATCCGTTCGGCCGCGGTCCGCCACGGCATCCCCTGCGTGACCACCATGACCGGCGCTTCGGCGGCGGTGCGCGCCGTCGCGGCAAGAGCCCAGGGGCCTTCGGAGGTCATCTCACTTCAGGAGCTGCATGCCGGCTGA
- the carA gene encoding glutamine-hydrolyzing carbamoyl-phosphate synthase small subunit, which produces MTDFSPGYVLLEDGTRFEGSICGSLEGGVGEVVFNTAMTGYQEAVTDPSYAGQIITFTYTMIGNYGVSPAAMESSKPHARGVIMREARNGDDAATAEGGWLDWLEANGVWAITGVNTRALVRHIRDKGAMRGGIFPATVDAGAAASQIEAEPSMAGSDFASTVSPAEPIEFTGQGPHVVVIDTGIKASIVEQLIERGCRVTLLPSASGPEDVLERDPDLIFLANGPGDPAAVDHVVETIHELVGKRPMVGICLGHQLLCRAVGLETYKLPFGHRGSNHPVKDLETGVIEITSQNHGFAVRGPGGSRTIEADEPVRWDTDFGPAVLSHINLYDRTVEGLRLPEARAMTVQHHPEAGPGPRDSRHLFDRFLGLVQ; this is translated from the coding sequence ATGACGGATTTCAGTCCCGGTTACGTCCTGCTCGAGGACGGAACCCGATTCGAAGGCAGCATCTGTGGATCACTCGAGGGCGGGGTGGGCGAAGTCGTCTTCAACACCGCGATGACCGGCTACCAGGAGGCGGTCACCGACCCTTCCTACGCCGGCCAGATCATCACGTTCACCTACACGATGATCGGCAACTACGGGGTTTCACCGGCGGCGATGGAGTCCTCGAAGCCACACGCCCGTGGCGTGATCATGCGCGAGGCCAGGAACGGTGATGACGCCGCCACGGCCGAGGGCGGCTGGCTCGACTGGCTCGAAGCGAACGGGGTCTGGGCGATCACCGGGGTCAACACCCGGGCACTGGTCCGGCACATCCGTGACAAGGGTGCGATGCGCGGCGGAATCTTCCCGGCGACGGTCGACGCCGGGGCGGCGGCGTCACAGATCGAAGCCGAACCGTCCATGGCCGGTTCCGACTTTGCCAGCACGGTGAGTCCGGCCGAGCCGATCGAATTCACGGGCCAAGGTCCGCACGTCGTGGTGATCGACACCGGCATCAAGGCGAGCATCGTCGAGCAGCTGATCGAGCGCGGCTGCCGGGTCACCCTGCTGCCTTCCGCTTCCGGGCCCGAAGACGTGCTCGAGCGCGACCCCGACCTGATCTTCCTCGCCAACGGCCCCGGCGACCCGGCCGCCGTCGACCACGTGGTCGAGACGATTCACGAACTGGTGGGCAAGCGGCCGATGGTCGGCATCTGCCTCGGCCACCAGCTGCTCTGCCGCGCCGTCGGCCTCGAGACATACAAGCTCCCATTCGGCCACCGCGGTTCGAACCACCCGGTCAAGGACCTCGAGACCGGGGTGATTGAGATCACCTCGCAGAACCATGGCTTCGCGGTGCGCGGTCCCGGCGGCAGCCGGACGATCGAAGCCGACGAGCCGGTCCGCTGGGACACCGACTTCGGCCCGGCCGTGCTCTCGCACATCAACCTTTACGACCGCACGGTCGAAGGACTGCGTCTGCCCGAGGCCCGCGCGATGACCGTCCAGCACCACCCGGAGGCCGGACCGGGTCCGCGGGACTCACGTCACCTCTTCGACCGCTTCCTCGGACTGGTCCAATGA
- a CDS encoding dihydroorotase, translating to MNKGPEEVAEQLPEPLVQRPGPEASLLFRQASALDPVSGVDGEFDILVTGGEISEIAESGSLEAGEGVEVVEAEGLHVFPAFFDPHVHLRTPGQEHKEDIETGTRSAAAGGYAGLLVMANTSPPVSSPADVSALRHQAETEASVPVGFMATVTRDMAGAELTDMAELREAGAVGFTDDGLPIANPGIMRRALQYQRMCGGRIALHEEDPDLSAGGVMHEGEVSLNLGLRGVPSISESVMITRDAAIAGYEAGQIQVQHLSAVESIEAVRQAKAAGVDITCEVTPHHLCLTDEVVRSLDANRHKMNPPLRTEVDRQALIAALVDGTIDCIATDHAPHAKHEKEVPYEAAMMGVTGLETAFSSIYTWLVKPGTITLELLIEKLGSGGIPFDIKPFELTTGSTANLCLVDLEAEWVVGEDGYESRSHNSWCEDETLNGRVLMTLANGQVAYRLRSFSMGVA from the coding sequence ATGAACAAGGGACCGGAAGAAGTAGCCGAACAGCTGCCCGAACCACTGGTCCAGCGGCCGGGACCGGAAGCGTCCCTATTGTTCCGCCAGGCGAGTGCCCTCGACCCTGTTTCTGGCGTCGATGGCGAATTCGACATCCTGGTCACGGGTGGTGAGATCTCCGAGATCGCCGAATCCGGCTCGCTCGAGGCGGGCGAAGGGGTCGAAGTCGTCGAAGCCGAGGGCCTCCACGTCTTTCCCGCCTTCTTCGATCCGCACGTCCACCTGAGGACACCGGGCCAGGAGCACAAGGAAGACATCGAAACCGGGACCCGCTCCGCCGCGGCCGGCGGTTACGCAGGTCTGCTGGTGATGGCGAACACGTCGCCGCCGGTGTCGAGCCCGGCTGACGTCAGTGCGCTCCGCCACCAGGCCGAGACCGAGGCTTCGGTGCCGGTCGGCTTCATGGCCACGGTGACCCGCGACATGGCGGGCGCGGAGCTGACCGACATGGCCGAACTGCGGGAGGCCGGCGCGGTCGGCTTCACCGACGACGGCCTGCCGATCGCCAATCCGGGGATCATGCGACGCGCCCTTCAGTACCAGCGCATGTGCGGCGGCAGGATCGCCCTCCACGAGGAAGACCCCGACCTCTCGGCCGGTGGTGTCATGCACGAAGGTGAGGTCTCGTTGAACCTCGGCCTGCGTGGGGTTCCGTCGATCTCGGAGTCGGTGATGATCACTCGCGACGCGGCGATCGCCGGATACGAAGCCGGCCAGATCCAGGTCCAGCACCTTTCTGCCGTCGAATCGATCGAGGCGGTGCGCCAGGCCAAGGCGGCCGGTGTCGACATCACCTGCGAAGTGACCCCTCACCACCTCTGCCTGACCGACGAGGTCGTGCGCAGCCTCGACGCCAACCGGCACAAGATGAACCCGCCGCTGCGAACCGAGGTCGACCGTCAAGCCCTGATCGCGGCGCTGGTCGACGGCACGATCGACTGCATCGCCACCGATCACGCGCCGCATGCCAAGCACGAGAAGGAAGTGCCTTACGAAGCGGCGATGATGGGCGTGACCGGACTCGAGACCGCGTTTTCCTCGATCTATACATGGCTGGTCAAGCCCGGCACGATCACGCTCGAGTTGCTGATCGAAAAGCTCGGCTCCGGCGGCATCCCCTTCGACATCAAGCCGTTCGAGCTTACGACCGGTTCGACCGCCAACCTCTGTCTGGTCGACCTCGAAGCGGAGTGGGTGGTCGGTGAAGACGGGTACGAAAGCCGCTCGCATAACTCCTGGTGCGAAGACGAGACACTGAACGGCCGGGTCCTGATGACCCTGGCCAACGGCCAGGTCGCCTACCGGCTCCGCAGTTTCAGCATGGGTGTCGCATGA